GCACCGAGAGCAGGGTGAGGGAGTAGCCGAACAGGAACGCGAGCAGGATCGCGACGACCATGGTCGGCACGTTGCCCCAGCCGAGGGCGGTGCCGATGACCATGCCGAGGATCTCGCCGACGGCGCACCCGGTCAGGCAGTGCAGCGTCGCCGTCACGGCCATGGCCCAGGAGGCGTGGCCGCGGTGCTGCTCGGACCGGGGCGAGTGGTCGGGTCGGTGGTGTTGATCGGGCCGGTGGTGCTGGTCGTGCTCGGCGCGCTTGTCCTGAGGCATGACTCCTGTATACCCCTGGGGGGTATCTCGGGCAAGCCGTGGCGCGCACTCGTGTCGCGGTGCTCGACGTCCGACCGACGTCCGACCCGACGTCCGACCGACGTCTGCTCGGGGTCTGCACCATGGTTGCGGGTGACCGGGTGACCGGGTGACCGGGTGACCGGGTGACCGGGTGACCGGGTGACCGGTTCCCGGTCCACCGGCCGCTCGGCCTCCTCCTCGTCACCCTCGTTGCGGCTGTGACCGTGACACTGCTGTGCACCCGGCCCGGGCGACGGGCCCTGCGCCGGGCGATGGAACCGAGGGCGGACTGGGCCTTCCGGCGCGACGGCGCCGCCCAGGACCGCGCGGCGGCCTGACGGGACCGCTCCCGGTCAGGGCGGGGGCATCGCCCTTCGTCCCCGGAATGCCATCTTCCGGCAGCTCTACGGGCGACCGAAAGCGATTTTAAACACCTTCAGAAAACGGTTTCGTTCGTCCCGTTGACACCTTGCGCACCCCCTTTTAAGGTCGCGCCAGCATTCTGACCAGGTGACGAGATTTCGAACGGCTGAGAGGCAAGTGCCCTGCGCATCACCGGAGTCAGCACACCCGTGACCGGAAACCGGTGGCCCAGCCTGATGTATTTACAGGTGCGTATCGGCAAACCGGTGACTGGAGTGGGCGAAATCCGCGTGCGGGGCCGCGCCGGGACACCTTTCGGCGAACTGCGGGCCACCGGGGCGTCCGAAATTCGACTCCCGCGACCCGCCGGGCGATCCGCCCCTCGCGCTCCCCTCCCCGTTCGTGCCCCTCGCGCACGTCAGGCCCCTGACGCACCTCTCGCTCCTCATGCCCCGCATGCCCTTCGGTCGACTTCTGCGCAATCCGCCGACCGTTCACGGCTGGGGGATCCGACGCACCGCGAACCCCGACGACCTCGGCGGCGGCGTGCGTCCGCGAGGACGGCGATCACCCCGCCCGCGCCGCACCGCGCCACCGGAAGTCCCTCCGCCCGCCGCCCCGGCCGGGCCGGGCGCGCGCCCGGCGCCCGCCCGTGCCGCGCCCCCGCCGTGCAACCCGTTCCCGCACACCCCCCGGACCGGGGGCGCGTGGACCGGGTGCGGGATCGGGACCGGGTGCGGCGCGTGCGACCCGTGCGCGACCCGCTCGCCGACCGTTCTCCGGCCCCACCGCCGCCCCACCGCTTGTTCCCCACCGACGGCTGACACTCCGTCACCCACCCCCCTCAACGACGAGAAACTAGGAACGATCCATGCGCAACCGAAGAGCCTTCCTCGCCGCCCTCACGGGAGTCGCCTCCCTGTCCCTCACCCTGTCCGCCTGTGGCGAGACCAGCAGCAGCGGGGAGAAGTCCAAGGGCGGCACCATCGGCATCGCGATGCCGACCCAGGCCTCCGAGCGCTGGCTGACCGACGGCAAGAGCGTCGTCAAGGACCTGAAGGGCTACGGGTACCAGACCCAGCTGGTCTACGGGCAGGACAACCCCAAGACGCAGGTCTCCCAGATCGAGGCCCTGATCAAGCAGGGCGTGGACGCACTGATCATCGCGGCCATCGACAACAAGTCGCTGAACGGCGTGCTCGAACAGGCCGCCGCCGCGAAAATACCGGTGATCTCCTACGACCGGCTCATCCTCGGCACCGCCAACGTCGACTACTACGTCTCCTTCGACAACGAGCAGGTCGGCCGGCTGCAGGCGCTTTACATCATCGACAAGCTCGGCCTGGAGGACGGAAAGGGACCGTTCAACATCGAGCTTTTCGCCGGTTCTCCCGACGACAACAACACCCAGTACTTCTTCGAGGGTGCGATGCACCTTCTGCAGCCGTACCTGGACAACAAGCAGTTGATCGTCCGGTCCGGCCAGACCGCGCTCAAGGAGGTCACCACCCTGCGCTGGGACGGCCCCACCGCGCAGAAGCGCATGAACGGCATCCTCTCCGACTCCTACGGGGGCAAGAAGGTCGACGCGGTCCTGTCGCCGTACGACGGCATCTCCATCGGCGTCCTGAACGCGCTGAAGACGGACGGTTACGGCTCCAACAGCAAGCCCCTGCCGATCATCACCGGCCAGGACGCCGAGCTGGCGTCGGTCAAGTCGATCATCGCGGGCGAGCAGTCGCAGACCGTGTACAAGGACGTCCGCCAACTCGCCTCCGCGGCAGCCGACATGGCCAACGACATCCTCACCGGCAAGACGCCGAAGGTGAACAACCGCCTGGGCTACAAGAACGGCGTCAAGGCCGTGTCCGCCTACCTGCTGCAGCCGACCAGCGTGGACAAGGACAACTACAACTACGTGCTGGTCGCGGGCGGTTACTACACCGCCGCCGAACTCAAGTAGCGGTACGGGGCGGACGTCCTGCCGGCCCGGGCGCGAGCCGGCAGCCCCCTTCCGGCCCACCTGGTGGTCGGCGGTCGGCGGTCGGTGGTCGGTGGTCGGTGGTCGGGTCGTCGACGACCGGCGGCCGAAGTCAGCGGCTGTCGTCGAACGGGCCGGCGGGGGACGAGCCAGGGGGACGGGCGTGACGGGCCGCGAGAGACCGGGGACGGGCACGACCGAGCGCCAGGCGGGCCGCGCGCGGCCAGTTCACCGACGCGGCGGTCGTGCCGGCCCCGCCGGGGCGACGGCGTGGCACGCGGACCCGCAGCGATCCCGGCGCGCTGCGGCACACGACGGGTGACGTCAGCACCGTGTGCTCCCCGTCGATGCCGACCGGCAGGGTCGCCGAGTCGCCTTCGACGACGACTTCCTTCGCACTCAGCCGCATGAATCCCGGCGCGCGTGCGGACCGCGCACCAGGCTCGCCGCGTCGGCGGCGTTGTCGACCCGCACGCCCACCACGCCCAGCTCGCCCGAGTCCAGCCGCTGTCTGCGCCGGTGTGCGCCAGCGCCCACCACACGCCGACGACGGGCGAGCGCCAGCCCGGCGAGGCCGACCAGGAACCAGAGGGCGCTCCGCAGACCGGCGGCGACGAGCGGCACCAGGATGCTGCCCAGCAGGGCCAGCAGGGCCAGCAGGGCGAGGCGGGCCCATCCGGCGCCGCCTCCGGGACCGCCCGCGCGTACGCTCCCGGACCCTGCCGCTCCGGGCCCGTCGGTGTGCCCGACGTGTCGTCCCACCTGCCGCCCTTTCGTCGTCCCGCTCGCCGGCCCTTCTCTCGCGCTCCCAGAACGCGTCCGCGTCCGCCCCCGGTGTCGCCCGCGTCGGCAGCGTCGTCGGCCCGACGCTCAGCGGCCGGAGGCGGGGAGGGTGGCGGAGCCCGGGTGCTCCGCCGGTCCGTGACCGCTCAGGACCAGTTCCTTGGCCCTGCGGAACTCCTCGTCCGTGATGTCGCCGCGGGCGCGGATCTCGGACAGCCGGGCGAGCTCGTCGACGCTGCCGGACCCGCCGCCGGCCGCGGCCTGCCTGACGTAGGCGTTGAAGTCCTCCTGCTGCGCACGCGCCTGCGCGATCTCCCGGCGGCCCATGTTCCTGCCGCGGGCCATCACGTAGACGAACACGCCCAGGAAGGGCAGGACGATACAGAGCGCCAGCCAGCCGGCTTTCGCCCAGCCGCCCAGGTCGTCGTCGCGGAAGATGTCGCCGATGATCCGGAAGAGCAGGACGAACCACATGACCCACAGGGAGAGCCAGAGCACACTCCAGAAGACGCTCAGCAGGGGAAAGTCGTACGCGAGATAGTTCTGCGCGCTGTGCTGACCGATGTCGCTCATGTCGCCCTCCGTTCCGGGCGTCCGCCCGGCGGCCCGGGCATCCGGTCCGGTGCCCGCCTCCAGCGTGCGCACGCCGAAGGCGCCGCGGCCTCACCCGACGCGGGTGATCCTGCCCCCCCCGACACCGGGGGCCCACGGCCCGAAGCCCGACGTCCGAAATCCGAAATCCGAAATCCGAAGTGCGGACGTCGGATGCTGGGCGAACATCGTTCTCGGCTGATGCATGACGATGCTGCTTCCGAACGCCATGTAGCGCCCGCTCCGGACACTTGTCCCGGAACAGACGGCAATCATGCCCGCAGGACGTAGCACCGAATCGCACGGACGCACACCTGTGCGGCACGAGCCCGGCCGAGGTCGTCCCGTGTGATTCGGTGTCGATCGGAGGTGTACGCGGTTGTCGGTGTCAGGCGTCGGCGTCAGACACTCGGGGTGTTCTTGACGGACAGCACGGCTCCACCAGCCCGGCGATCACCAGCCCGTGTCTGTTCGCCTGGAACAGGAGTGGCCTGGTGGTAGTACATCCGCCAACCAGAAGCGTCATCCAACTTCCGCCAGATCGAACTTCTCCGCGCTCGCCGTCCATCGAGCGTGGTTTCGAACGTGAGATGCACCAACCCGGGTGCCAGGACGGTGCCGGTCATGCCCGTGGGTTCATAAGTCGGACCATCCTCGTCCGCACCCTGCATCTCCGGCATCGCAGAGAGCATCGCCTCACGGCTCCACCTGCGCCCCGAGGCACCCACCTCGACGAATTCCGGATCGAGAAACTGATCCGCGAGTGCCCTCGATGTCCGGACGCCGGGACTCATCAGTTGCAACTCGCGCGCGATCGCCTCAGCCACGCCGTCCGTGTCCATGCTCATCGGATCATCATGACCCAGCTGTCCTCGGCACTCTCGCCTGCCCGCCGACGACCGACTCCGCTGCTGCCCGGTTGAACGGGCACGGGATCGGCACGTGCGTTGTGGGCTGCGTGCGGTCGGCTGGGCAACTCGCAGGGAGTGTGCCAGGATCCCGCTCCGAAGTGGAGGCCGATCATGTTTTGGCAGTGTGTTGAGGTGGTCGCCGCGACGGTCTTGCTCGTCGGGGGAATCGCCACACTTGGTGGGGGCTGGCTGCCGACCTGGTACCGCAGCAGCGTCCGCCGTCCGGTCACGTTCGGTTGGGCACAGCTGACCGTGGCTGCCGGACTCGTCATCCAGCTGGTTGGCGATTCCGTGTCCAGCACGCCGCACCTCGGCTCGGCGGTGAAAGTGTGCGGCGTTGTCGTGATGCTGTTCGGCTTCTGGTTGTCCGACGTGGCCGACTGGGAACCGCGGCAGGGCTGATCCTCTCCCTCACCCACCACTCACCCCGGCTCCCGTTCCGCCTGCCGCCGACCGACACACCTGGAGCGGGGGTGGTTTGAGCTCGCTTCCCCGGGAGCGGGGGCATGCCTGAAGCCCGATGTGTGCGGCGGCAGTTGGACGCTCCGGCGGTGCTCCTCCACCCGTGTCGCCGAGTCCGCCGGCCCCCGTCATCCGGCTGCACGATGCACGATGCAAGGCACGGCACGGCACGGCCACCCTCCTCACGGCGGCCGGAGTCGCACCCCGCGTCGTGACGGAGATCCGTCGTGGCTGACCGCCCGCGGTGATGGCAGAAGTGGATGTCAAAGGCCCCGGGAATTCGCCATGCTGTTCCG
The window above is part of the Streptomyces sp. NBC_00425 genome. Proteins encoded here:
- a CDS encoding DUF4396 domain-containing protein, whose protein sequence is MPQDKRAEHDQHHRPDQHHRPDHSPRSEQHRGHASWAMAVTATLHCLTGCAVGEILGMVIGTALGWGNVPTMVVAILLAFLFGYSLTLLSVRRAGLDLRAAVKVALAADTVSIAVMELVDNAIVAFTPGAMDAQLSDGLFWATLLGGFAVAFLITTPVNRWMIARGKGHAVAHTHAHG
- the chvE gene encoding multiple monosaccharide ABC transporter substrate-binding protein, which gives rise to MRNRRAFLAALTGVASLSLTLSACGETSSSGEKSKGGTIGIAMPTQASERWLTDGKSVVKDLKGYGYQTQLVYGQDNPKTQVSQIEALIKQGVDALIIAAIDNKSLNGVLEQAAAAKIPVISYDRLILGTANVDYYVSFDNEQVGRLQALYIIDKLGLEDGKGPFNIELFAGSPDDNNTQYFFEGAMHLLQPYLDNKQLIVRSGQTALKEVTTLRWDGPTAQKRMNGILSDSYGGKKVDAVLSPYDGISIGVLNALKTDGYGSNSKPLPIITGQDAELASVKSIIAGEQSQTVYKDVRQLASAAADMANDILTGKTPKVNNRLGYKNGVKAVSAYLLQPTSVDKDNYNYVLVAGGYYTAAELK
- a CDS encoding SHOCT domain-containing protein produces the protein MSDIGQHSAQNYLAYDFPLLSVFWSVLWLSLWVMWFVLLFRIIGDIFRDDDLGGWAKAGWLALCIVLPFLGVFVYVMARGRNMGRREIAQARAQQEDFNAYVRQAAAGGGSGSVDELARLSEIRARGDITDEEFRRAKELVLSGHGPAEHPGSATLPASGR
- a CDS encoding nuclear transport factor 2 family protein, with the translated sequence MSMDTDGVAEAIARELQLMSPGVRTSRALADQFLDPEFVEVGASGRRWSREAMLSAMPEMQGADEDGPTYEPTGMTGTVLAPGLVHLTFETTLDGRRARRSSIWRKLDDASGWRMYYHQATPVPGEQTRAGDRRAGGAVLSVKNTPSV